From Bradyrhizobium symbiodeficiens, the proteins below share one genomic window:
- a CDS encoding NAD(P)/FAD-dependent oxidoreductase, with protein sequence MTPARFDCLVVGGGPAGLMAAIYLARFRRSVCVADAGASRAALIPRSHNVPGFVHGLSGTDLIARMSAQLGELAVVRVEAEVTALQRRDGGFQAIWNGGAHEATTVILASGIVDIHPPFEQWRAAVADGLLRYCPVCDAFEAIDRRIGIVGPLRRAAGKALFLRGYSREVTLLATGEDHDESARSELAEAGVEIVSAPDLRLRRRVGGLEAVLACGRTMQFDVVYPAMGAEVRSQLAVSLGAEHSGEGFLKVDDHLRTSVDGLYGIGDVVTDLHQISVAFGHAALAACTIHHSLPRRLA encoded by the coding sequence ATGACGCCCGCGCGGTTTGACTGCCTGGTCGTCGGTGGCGGCCCCGCCGGGCTGATGGCCGCGATCTATCTGGCACGCTTCCGCCGCAGCGTCTGTGTGGCGGACGCCGGCGCCAGCCGGGCTGCGCTGATCCCGCGCAGCCACAATGTTCCGGGCTTCGTCCACGGACTATCAGGCACGGACCTGATCGCGCGCATGTCGGCGCAGTTGGGCGAGCTCGCTGTTGTGCGTGTGGAAGCCGAGGTCACCGCCCTGCAGCGACGCGACGGCGGCTTTCAGGCGATCTGGAACGGCGGCGCGCACGAAGCCACCACCGTCATCCTCGCCAGCGGCATCGTCGACATCCATCCTCCGTTCGAGCAGTGGCGCGCTGCGGTCGCGGACGGACTGCTGCGCTATTGTCCCGTCTGCGACGCCTTCGAGGCGATCGACCGCCGCATCGGCATCGTCGGCCCGCTTCGCCGGGCTGCCGGCAAGGCGCTGTTCCTGCGCGGTTACTCGCGCGAGGTGACGCTGCTCGCAACCGGAGAAGACCACGACGAGAGCGCGAGATCGGAGCTGGCCGAGGCCGGAGTCGAGATCGTGTCCGCGCCCGACCTGCGTCTGCGGCGGAGGGTGGGAGGCCTCGAGGCTGTCCTGGCCTGTGGCCGGACGATGCAGTTCGATGTGGTCTATCCGGCGATGGGGGCCGAGGTGCGTTCGCAGCTCGCGGTCTCGCTGGGCGCCGAGCATAGCGGGGAGGGCTTTCTGAAGGTCGACGACCATTTGCGCACCTCGGTTGACGGTCTTTACGGCATCGGCGACGTCGTCACCGACCTGCACCAGATCTCTGTCGCATTCGGTCACGCCGCGCTTGCCGCCTGCACGATCCACCACAGCCTGCCGCGCCGCCTGGCGTGA
- a CDS encoding flavodoxin family protein, translating to MTDAEIRKGMPPVKLSRGEFEQRYKGQFVDPAFAPLQRELDAITEAAWDAYSHSRKAPLTRKAGAGFSDPDYDIAIDWLDARARILQAQRRHDDANETPRILIINGSARSEHTCPGEMSKTWRLVKLAEPVFVEMGFAVDILDLSRLASEFGKTIHPCKSCVSTAMPLCHWPCSCYPNYSLGQTDDWMNEIYPLWVAAHGILIVTPVNWYHVPSGLKAMIDRMVCADGGNPDPTSTHGKKADEAKALELKGWPYPRHLAGRHFGVVVHGDAVGAEGVRRGLSDWLTDMQLISAGRFAELDGYVGYMEPYATAHHALDEDCEFQQEVQNAARALGNAVRLARSGHLQEPGRGLADPNPK from the coding sequence ATGACGGATGCCGAAATTCGCAAAGGGATGCCGCCCGTCAAGCTGTCGCGCGGTGAATTCGAACAGCGTTACAAGGGCCAGTTCGTCGATCCCGCCTTCGCCCCGCTCCAGCGTGAGCTCGATGCCATCACCGAAGCCGCCTGGGACGCCTACAGCCATTCGCGCAAGGCGCCGTTGACGCGGAAGGCGGGCGCAGGCTTTTCCGATCCCGACTACGACATCGCCATCGACTGGCTCGACGCGCGTGCCAGGATTCTCCAGGCACAGCGACGGCACGACGATGCGAACGAGACGCCGCGAATCCTGATCATCAACGGTTCGGCCCGCAGCGAGCACACCTGTCCCGGCGAGATGTCCAAGACCTGGCGCCTGGTCAAGCTGGCCGAACCTGTGTTCGTCGAGATGGGGTTTGCCGTGGATATCCTGGATCTGTCGCGCCTCGCCTCGGAGTTCGGCAAGACGATCCATCCCTGCAAATCCTGCGTCTCGACCGCGATGCCGCTCTGCCACTGGCCCTGCAGCTGCTATCCGAACTATTCGCTGGGGCAGACCGACGACTGGATGAACGAGATCTATCCGCTGTGGGTCGCCGCCCACGGCATCCTGATCGTGACGCCGGTGAACTGGTATCACGTGCCCTCGGGGCTCAAGGCGATGATTGACCGCATGGTCTGTGCCGATGGCGGCAATCCCGACCCGACCTCGACGCACGGCAAGAAGGCCGATGAAGCCAAGGCGCTGGAGCTGAAGGGATGGCCCTATCCGCGTCATCTCGCCGGCCGTCATTTCGGTGTCGTCGTTCACGGCGATGCCGTCGGTGCCGAGGGCGTGCGCCGCGGCTTGTCGGATTGGCTGACCGACATGCAGCTGATCTCGGCGGGCCGCTTCGCCGAACTCGACGGCTATGTCGGCTACATGGAGCCCTATGCCACCGCGCATCACGCACTCGATGAAGACTGCGAATTCCAGCAGGAGGTGCAGAACGCGGCGCGCGCGCTGGGCAACGCCGTCCGGCTGGCGCGGAGCGGACACCTGCAGGAGCCCGGCCGCGGTCTTGCGGACCCGAATCCCAAATGA
- a CDS encoding zinc-dependent alcohol dehydrogenase: MKALVWHGKEDIRCDTVTDPEIQDPRDAIIKVTSCAICGSDLHLFHNFIPGMLPGDIMGHETMGEVVEVGSGVDGKLKKGDRIVVPFTIICGECDQCKRGNFSVCETTNRKRHLADKAFGHATAGLFGYTHLTGGYPGGQAEYLRVPFADATHIKVPSGIPDEQLLFLSDIFPTGWQAAAQCDIEPTDTVAIWGCGPVGQMAIRSAVLLGANQVIAIDCLPERLSMAEAGGATTINFETESVLERLNDLTDGRGPEKCIDCVGMESHVMASLPDTLLDRAKQMVMAESDRPHVLREMIYVCRPGGIISVPGVYSGLSDMLPMGAFMNKGLTMRTGQTHVNRWTDDLLHRIEGGEIDPSFVITHTVPLEQGPEMYQVFRDKRDSCVKVVLKP; encoded by the coding sequence ATGAAGGCGCTGGTTTGGCACGGCAAGGAGGACATCCGCTGCGACACCGTCACCGATCCCGAAATCCAGGATCCGCGCGATGCCATCATCAAGGTCACGAGCTGCGCCATCTGCGGCTCCGACCTGCATCTCTTCCACAATTTCATTCCGGGCATGCTGCCCGGTGACATCATGGGCCACGAGACCATGGGCGAAGTGGTCGAGGTCGGTTCCGGCGTCGACGGCAAGCTGAAGAAGGGCGACCGCATCGTCGTGCCGTTCACGATCATCTGCGGCGAATGCGACCAGTGCAAGCGCGGCAATTTTTCCGTGTGCGAGACCACCAACCGCAAGCGCCATCTTGCCGACAAGGCTTTCGGTCACGCCACCGCGGGCCTGTTCGGCTACACCCATCTGACCGGCGGCTATCCCGGCGGCCAAGCCGAATATCTCCGCGTGCCCTTTGCCGACGCCACCCACATCAAGGTGCCGTCAGGGATCCCCGACGAGCAGCTGCTGTTCCTCAGCGACATCTTCCCGACGGGCTGGCAGGCCGCGGCGCAATGCGACATCGAGCCGACCGACACGGTCGCGATCTGGGGCTGCGGCCCCGTGGGACAGATGGCAATCCGCAGCGCCGTCCTGCTCGGCGCTAACCAGGTGATCGCGATCGACTGCCTGCCCGAACGACTGAGCATGGCGGAAGCCGGCGGCGCCACCACCATCAACTTCGAGACCGAAAGCGTGCTGGAGCGGCTGAACGATCTCACCGACGGCAGGGGACCGGAAAAATGCATCGACTGCGTCGGCATGGAATCGCATGTGATGGCCTCGCTGCCCGACACGCTGCTCGACCGCGCCAAGCAGATGGTGATGGCCGAGAGCGACCGGCCCCACGTGCTGCGTGAGATGATCTATGTGTGCAGGCCGGGCGGCATCATTTCGGTGCCGGGCGTGTACAGCGGCCTGTCCGACATGCTGCCGATGGGCGCTTTCATGAACAAAGGGCTCACGATGCGGACCGGCCAGACCCACGTCAACCGCTGGACCGACGACCTGCTCCACCGCATCGAGGGGGGCGAGATCGATCCGTCCTTCGTCATCACCCACACCGTCCCGCTCGAACAGGGACCGGAGATGTACCAGGTGTTTCGCGACAAGCGCGACTCCTGCGTCAAGGTCGTGCTGAAGCCCTGA